The genomic interval ACACAACACAATATGGCATGAATCAGGGTCGGCGCTTTTCAATAATTACTAAGTGATCACTATTTGGTGACTGATATTTTATTACCTGAACAACGTCGTAAGTACTAAAGTTACTTTTAACCGAGCTTTTCCGAGAGATATATCAGTGCTAGGTATACAGAGGGTTATATGTATTAGGCTTGGCATAGCGATCATTATAGGAATTACTGAAAAGTGCCAACCAGATTAAAGGGAGGATAAGGAGGTATAAGGTAAGTTCGTTGCACAAATGAGCCAAGCAAAAGTTGTACAAATCAAATCACAAACATTTCATGCTGACGACCGAGCATGACGAGGGTGAGCCGAGCTTATTGTCAGATATTGCCAATTAGAGACACAAAAGTCATCTGCATTCAAAATACGGGGTCGCACAGCAGAAGAGGCCACTCAATTGGTCTCAGCTGACTGCTGCAATCGGGAACTTGAGAAGAGCCCTGAAGTGGCACGGCGCCCGAAATGTTTGGTTGCTTTGCCTAGGCCTCGCGTCAGGCAGGACCTTTACTCCGGCCCCCGCTCACGGCATTAATTGTTTACCTTGCTAATCTGTTTCACAATATTCCGATTGGTTGACTTACGAAGGCGAGAGAGTAGGTAGTCGGATCCTATGTGGGATAATCACCACTTGGGCACGACGATTATTTCTGCCAATTAATCTTAAACAAGAACAAGTCCCGAGACTATTAAGCTTCCACTGGAAATTAATACGACAACAATATGCGTAAGTTTGATTCCTCAAAGGCAATAGTTATATGAAGTTATACTTTGCTGCTAACTACTGCCGCTGACTATTGGGAACCCACCCATATAATGCCGCACCTGCTTGCTCCTTATCCCCATCGGGCCTAATCCACACAACACACAACACTAGCTAGCGGAAATTGTGTAGAAACTGGACAGTCGATGCACCTAAAGTAGCTAAGTTCCTCACCGCACCCGGCGCGATTTGGACTACCTCCTCCACCGCATGTGAGAGCGCTCCCCCGCTCAAAATAACAAGCACGTTCGATATCCGTTCACCCCTAGTTTTGTCCATCCTCAACGTAAGAGTGCGCGGGTCATTACGAAATGCAGTGAGATAGCATCCTGCATATGCCTGAAACGCCGAACCGGCACCTGTTATGCAGGCGAGTAAAATGCCACTGGTGTCGCTGTGATTTACATTAGAAGCAACGTCAAATCTATACTAAATTACCTACCGTTCGACAAGGGCTCTCTCGTCATGAgaatgaggttgatgaacaGTTTCTTCAATAGTGGCGGCTTGGTCGAGGCTTTATATATTAATGTGTGACAGATGTATTCATGAGAATCAGACATACCTCTTATCAATAGGCGTAGCAGCCACAGAGACAGCTAGGGGGAAAAGTAAAAGAATGCGTAAGGGTTGCATAGCTGCCGTATATAGTATTGAGAGGGTATAAGTAAGGACGTAAAGACTTACTTAGGAAGTGGAACTGAGGGGAAGGTAAGCCCGGACGCTTGGTGCGGTACAAAAGAATGAGTGGGAACGAGGAAATAGAGGGAGAGTCCATCATTAAATACATCTTTAGTCTTATATGGCGCACTTCGCTGCTTAAATCTCTCCTAAAAGCTGTTCTTTTGATACGGGTAGAGTATAAAGTATAATTACCCTGTAACATACTGTAAATCAAATCGGCAGATGAACAGGATCTAATCCGGCTAGACCGGCTGCTTCGGTACCTTCAAAGATCCTCAAACTTATTGCACCCCACTGTAATATGAATGAAAGCTTAAACTATATGCCGAAACACTAAAAGAATACAAGTAAAAGGTAGTTCTGCCGCTTTAACCTAAATACTAGTACACAAGACCGGCAGATAAATCAAATCGGCAGATGAACACGACCTTCAAAGATCCTCAAACTTATTGCACCACACGGTATACTATAACAGggttattaataatatatgGATTATCAATGTGCTTTAAGTACTTAAAGGAAGAGAAACCTGCGTTCTGCCCAACTATTACTCTATCGCCGGAAGTGAAGTTTTAATCCTAAGCGACGAACATATTTTACCTCACAAAGAGAAACACTTCTCCTTGCCGCACGTCTGGTCCGTTGGTTAGACGGTAGATACGACCCAATTCAGAAAATATCGGAAAGACTCATTAGTTGTCTCCGCAACGCCTGAACTTCAATACCCTAACTTCTCGTGTTACCAACCATGAATCCCGCGCTTGCAATGGTTTTGCTGTAAAGAGTAGATTCGAACCCCATTTGCTCGATTTCTAATTAAGCTTTTAGGTACTTAACTACTGCCTCGGCAGAAGACTGGGATCGGTGCCGATGTATGAAATACCCTGAGACGGGAACCCCCAATGACTGTGCCACGATCAAGGCCTGTGGCAGTGGTAAACACCGCGCGATATGTAAGAGATTCTTATTATGTTTATACGAGTGGCACTTGCTGACTTACTACAGCCATTTCTGAAGAAAAGGGGGATATATGGGTATGATATCGTCGGTCATCAATTAGGTGCGGCAACTTATTGGATATTCTAGTGTGAAAAGACCGATGTGGCAATCTCAGGCCCCGAATTTTATCGAACCTGTTACGGCCTTCTGCAAGACCCGAAACCTAACTCCGAAGCCGACAGCTGCTGCACTCGTTGGGTTGATGGCGTGGTGGTGCAGTCAGATGGCTGTTTCAAGTAGGATGCAGTCCCATGACAGTTTGATCTGCTGGTTAATGGCAGCCTATCATGGGAAATCCAACGTACAAACAACGCCAGTACTGATAGCCTGATGCCGGTATTGGTAGACGTTTTCCATAATATCACATTGCTAGCACTTCGGCTGCCGCTCCCCGAGCCCCCTGCCTTATTGGAGTTCCTCGCgtgttggaaaatccggggatccCCCTTCgcttcaggattcagactaacagtctgaaagtcctagatttagagtttaaagtcctagatgaaatcGTTTGGAGATGTaaacctgagaagaactctcatctcaataaaaaaaaaaaaaaaccaagtttcataaaatatattttcacccagcactactgcgcaatataaacaacagCTTGGCGATTAGCTGCAGAGAAAGTAGTTAGGATGTTCATGTGTCAAAGTTATATCGCCTGTGGTTACAACTATGCAGGAGTTTTTCATAAGCATATTAATACGGAGGGAGCCAGAGAAGTCTCAAATCGAATGTCGCTGGCAACCCCAGGTACAGCCACCTTACTCAGCTCATTGTCTCGTTGCCAGGTTTCCATTTGCCACTTTAGCCGACAACCGCAGTATGTTTGGCGCGATATACCTTGAGAACTTGGACATATTGGCCTTCTGTGAGACTGTGCCCATAAAATAAAGACGTGATTGTTAATCATCAGGGGTTAGGGTTACTCATGAAGATGGGGGTAAGAGTTAGCCAACGAGTTCGTGAGTTCAGGGTACACTTTTCTCCAGATATAGTAATATCTTATGCCCATGATCTTAAGTAGACCATTTCAAGCTAATTAAAAGTTTCCCTGACTTCATAGCTATTTTCTGGAATTACTTATGaagttttaaaatataatGATGGAaaatgaggttgatggtCGTGATGCTCCTCCACCCAGAAGTCTTGGCTCACATTTAATTCAATTAGGTTTAGCGCGAAGAGCGAACCACTAGAATAGATAGCTTTACAACCATCATGATTCTTGATGCAACGGTCTGATAATTCAGCATACCAACTCCACGACATATTAATACACACGATCAGTATGCTATATAATAAATGCACGATCATACCTAAATAATATCACTCACGAGAGATGCGCACTATATACTTTTTCCTtacaacagcatcatcacaCATGCAGCGGACTCGAAAACCAGATGACCACTAACAAACGATGTCTTGCTCTCAGTTTTCccttcttatttataaggtCTTTGAGCAAATTGATGTTGCAAGAAACCGTTTCTTGCCACTTGGCCTACGCGGACCAGTTTACACTGTGACACTGGTAACTCATGGAACCTGTAACCGTcggaaaagaaaataaggTTTGATTGCCATGCAGGCTACAGCAGCTGCTGCAGGGGACGGCAAGCAACAATTGCGTCGCGTCACTGATTACTCGGAAAACGCGCGAAGACCTACGAGAACAACCATTTCGGCCAAGTTATATGAAAGACGATGTCCCAACCCGCTCCAAAACGCCGAGGCCGCCCCCCGAGGAAAGTGCCACAAACGGAAGAGGAGCGGCTCGCCTCGCAACGCGCGCGATCACAACGATACTACCAACGACAACACGGACAATCTGTTGATTCCCACCGCGTCGCCGTTGGATCGCAGAATGCGGAGTTTGTGTATCATTACCAACCCCATCCACCTGCTCTACCATCGACTACGAACCCCGTTATTGGCCTCCACCTAGAGCCGCATCTTAACATACCAACACCTTTAGAGCAAGATGTAGTAGCCGAGCCCACTTGTGCGGGTGAGGCGGACACGGACCCAACAGCGGCATCAACGTCGTGGAATCCACCTGTCTGGAACCATCACGAGAATTCACGGGCCGCACGGTCGAGTTTAGATGATACACCCGAAGATAACTACAATCCGTTATTCGAGGACTCCCAAATACAACTCGAGCTTATATCACAACGACAAGACAATACAGGAGATGGCTACGACGCGGTCATTGACAGGGGCGAAGCCAATTCTCCGCAACTCGAAGCTCGAGACGAAGAGCTGCAGGATTTAGTTGACAAGGTCCAGCAGTTGCTCATCACGACGCCGCCAGACAGTGAGGCAATAAGGAGGGATAGTGGCGATGGTCTGGCAGGAAGTTTGTGAACCTATAGATCAGGCGTGGCTCTATCTTGATAGAGGTACTGACGCGACTTACCAGATACGATCGAATCACTAGTAGCTTCCGGCTCAGCGTTTTTGCAGGGCGATGCGAGATCCTCGACTCCACAATCTCAAGGCTCTGCTCGGTTATCACGTAGATCTGATGAAGCCCAGGGACGAAGCCATGCGACAGCATCTGCAACGCCGTCATCGCAGTTACGAAATACAAGCATGTTGGATGATTGGGTACGGCGGCCTTGTACTCGCTCCTCAGACAACTCTTCCAATGGAGTAACTTCACAAGCTTATGACTGCAACGGATTTCTTCTACCGTCAGCCACGGGCGTGCAAAGGTTCACGCGGGAACACTCGGGCTTTGTCGATCGTTCTAGTGCCACATCGCCATCCTCTAATTCATCACCAAGAGGGTTTGGAGTAGAATGGATCTATCATGGGCTCTACTCGTGGAACCTCCGCCGTCGGCTGGAACGGGAAGACTACCTTACCACCGATGACGTTCTCTGCGGTATGCGGCTGGCCATTGAGCTGAGCGGCCGGCGGGACGTCACAACGCTCGCACGCGCCATTCATCTTGGTGAGCCTCAGAACAACTCTATCCAGCTGAGCCAGGCCGAGATCGAAGATATAAGACGGCATGACGCCACAATACTGTCGATCTTTCGTCCAGGTATCGAGGAGGGGGTCGGTCACTGGTCACTCGCCATCTATCAGCCAGCACGGCCGCATTTCTTATTCTGCGATTCACTTGGAAGTCGTGATGACTGCTACTATTCTGCGCTCCGAGACATCCACGACTCGGTACTTCCGGACTCTGCGCCCGCATCCATTTGCGATGTGCCGATCACTCGACAAGTAAATGGCTGGACATGCGGTGTCATAGTCGTGGAATGTGCCCGACGATTTCTGACCGCACGAGAGCAGTATTGTAGTGAGGATTTGATGATAGAAGATCAGCCCGGGATACTCGACTGGACACAGCAGGAGCCGTATTTGTCCGAGATGCAAGACCCAGACTTGCGAGAGGTTGGTGCTATATCGTACTGGATCGAGGTGATATCGCAATATTTGGGCGCAACAACAAAGTCACAGTGCCACCTCCGTCGGCAGCAGGAGGAGTAGTAGTAGCGATGCAGTTACCATCTCAGAGCCGGCTGACCCTGCGCTGCTCCTGTTCCAAGAGTGGAGCAGACCGGTAGGATGTACGTCCCGGCAACATGAAGAGGACCACTCCTCCCAGTTGGCGGATGCAACTACAAAGCGAGGCGTCTCTCCAAACTGTTCTTCTCTATTAGATATTGCAAAGAGGTTAGAGGGTGTGACTGGGGAGGATGGCACAAACGGGCCACTACCTTGCGTCCTTGACCCAGCGAAGGATCTCTTAAGGTCCGGCACGCGGGAGTCCTCATCACCGGACGCTGGCCTAACACGCTATGGCGGACCCTGCAAAGCCGCCATGGAAGGCTTGGTAGAGGGTGAACAAGATCCGCCCTATCTATGCATGCATTCCAACCATAGCGCTCGACGTCTGGAAGATGACAGGATATCGTCGTCCTACGACATCGATAGTCTTTGCAGCTTCCCCACGTCCCTTGGCGTGGCCAAAGCTGGGGATTCAGTGGTACACTCAGTCGCATGTCACGCTCAACCTAGTCGATAATGTCCATCTGAGCATGGAAATCCCAGGTACGCGTGAGCAAGATGGCACAGTGACAACCCAGCCTCTCCATACCATCCCCAACTACTGCCTTGGACGTGTCATTGGCCTTGCGGATACGTTCATCTGGGCCTTCTTCCCTGCCCTTTTCTCCGGCAAGCTCTCCGATCCTTACAGCCAGACCTGTATTCCCAAAAAGAACTTCGTGCACTGGTACGAGGAGGTGATGCTGCCCGCCATACAAGCTGTTGTCGATGACAATAACATACTCCAGTATATCCCAAAGACACATGCCATCGCGTCTTCGGACTGCAGTG from Fusarium oxysporum f. sp. lycopersici 4287 supercont2.70 genomic scaffold, whole genome shotgun sequence carries:
- a CDS encoding uncharacterized protein (At least one base has a quality score < 10), producing MSQPAPKRRGRPPRKVPQTEEERLASQRARSQRYYQRQHGQSVDSHRVAVGSQNAEFVYHYQPHPPALPSTTNPVIGLHLEPHLNIPTPLEQDVVAEPTCAGEADTDPTAASTSWNPPVWNHHENSRAARSSLDDTPEDNYNPLFEDSQIQLELISQRQDNTGDGYDAVIDRGEANSPQLEARDEELQDLVDKVQQLLITTPPDSEAIRRDSGDGLAGNTIESLVASGSAFLQGDARSSTPQSQGSARLSRRSDEAQGRSHATASATPSSQLRNTSMLDDWVRRPCTRSSDNSSNGVTSQAYDCNGFLLPSATGVQRFTREHSGFVDRSSATSPSSNSSPRGFGVEWIYHGLYSWNLRRRLEREDYLTTDDVLCGMRLAIELSGRRDVTTLARAIHLGEPQNNSIQLSQAEIEDIRRHDATILSIFRPGIEEGVGHWSLAIYQPARPHFLFCDSLGSRDDCYYSALRDIHDSVLPDSAPASICDVPITRQVNGWTCGVIVVECARRFLTAREQYCSEDLMIEDQPGILDWTQQEPYLSEMQDPDLREVGAISYWIEVISQYLGATTKSQCHLRRQQEE